The region ctcaaacacacaccatGAGGCTGGTCGTGCTGTGTGTTGTGGCCTCCACCACTCTTCTGCTGGCAGTCCCATGGAGCTCTGCAGCAGACCCAGGAGACGGAGCCCAGAGATGGGATAAGGTCCAGGATAAGCCTGCTACAGGAGAGGTTTCAGGGGGCTGCCCTGTGAGGATGAAGCCTTCTGGCCAGTGTGGAGAAGAGGACGACTGCCCCTACCAGATCACCCTGCCTCCACTGACCATCCAGCTGCCCAAGCAGTTCAGGATGCTGGAGAAGACCATGAAGGAGCTGCAGAGCCTGAAGGAGACGGTGAACCGGCTGAAGAGGGACTGTCTGGAGTGCCGGCAGCAGGCTGACCAGAGCCTGCAGAGGGACAGCGGGGAGGCAGCAGGGGGTCCCGGTACGGGGATGGGACCAGGGTTTCTGGAAATACAGTCTAGCACCAGTAAGGAGGAACGAGGAGACGGGGGAACCAACACAGGACCTGATGGGGATGGCGTTGGCACTAGCACCGGTTCTGGTACTGGCAAAGGCACTGGCTCTACCAGCGGTTCTGTGTTTGGGATGCAGGTGAAGATGAACAAGATGTCCAGCAGCCTGCGTAACGCACGGGGCCAGATCACGGCTCTGCAGGGCCGTCTAGAGGAACTAAGCCTCATCAACATGAGGAACGTGGAGGCCATCGTGGACAGCAAGGTGGAGAACATCACTGGAGTGATCAACAAGCTCAGCAACAACTGTAACCACCAGTGTGCCGTCCAGCCCTCTCCTCAGTGTACGTCTATTTACTTATTCTCTTGATTTAATTCAACAAATAGCTTCTTGAGAATTTGACAGTAAAATGCTGTATAACCTTTAACTGATTTACAAAACCCTGTGTTATTACTAAACTATAATTATTCTGTAAACTGCAGAACTCCCCTGGGTGAAAGTGTTATTGAAAATAGCCCCTCTGTTCTCTTATAGAAGCTCCTCTCGTCTCTTGTTATTGCTAACCTACTGTTCTCCTCTAAGCTTCAGTCAGACAGACTTATTATAA is a window of Salvelinus fontinalis isolate EN_2023a unplaced genomic scaffold, ASM2944872v1 scaffold_1910, whole genome shotgun sequence DNA encoding:
- the LOC129850294 gene encoding fibroleukin-like, which translates into the protein MRLVVLCVVASTTLLLAVPWSSAADPGDGAQRWDKVQDKPATGEVSGGCPVRMKPSGQCGEEDDCPYQITLPPLTIQLPKQFRMLEKTMKELQSLKETVNRLKRDCLECRQQADQSLQRDSGEAAGGPGTGMGPGFLEIQSSTSKEERGDGGTNTGPDGDGVGTSTGSGTGKGTGSTSGSVFGMQVKMNKMSSSLRNARGQITALQGRLEELSLINMRNVEAIVDSKVENITGVINKLSNNCNHQCAVQPSPQCTSIYLFS